In one Candidatus Binatia bacterium genomic region, the following are encoded:
- a CDS encoding DUF3127 domain-containing protein, translated as MGLEATGTIFKLFDAKQITERFKKREFVVQMTEGNPEYPQYVLFQLTGDRCATLDEFQQGDEVRVEFSLRGREWTSPTNEVKYFNSLDVWTVQKLNGSAGGGGGGGGAKEDSGFSDEGEEPPF; from the coding sequence ATGGGATTGGAAGCGACAGGGACCATCTTCAAACTCTTCGACGCCAAGCAGATCACCGAGCGCTTCAAAAAGCGTGAGTTCGTGGTGCAGATGACGGAAGGCAACCCCGAATACCCGCAGTACGTGCTCTTCCAGCTGACGGGCGACCGCTGCGCGACGCTCGATGAATTCCAGCAGGGCGACGAGGTCCGCGTGGAGTTCAGCCTGCGTGGCCGCGAGTGGACGAGCCCGACGAACGAGGTGAAGTACTTCAACTCGCTCGACGTCTGGACCGTGCAGAAGCTGAATGGGAGCGCGGGCGGTGGCGGTGGCGGTGGCGGTGCGAAGGAGGATTCCGGGTTCTCCGACGAGGGGGAAGAACCCCCGTTCTAG
- a CDS encoding HdeD family acid-resistance protein gives MNDRMAYFAPVTENQNGPSPAAVEAGVDLFRVGLANLKKNWGWYLALGIVLIVLGTIAISSSLLMTIASIVLLGWLMVFGGLAEAIHAFWRKDWGGFFLDLLGGVLYFVVGGMLLANPAASAVALTLIIAMFLIIGGIFRIVAALAGKPPHWGWVLLSGGMSLALGLMIWAEWPVSGLWVIGLFVGIEMLFNGWSLVMLSLSAKNLPDVDDSAAAPTAG, from the coding sequence ATGAACGATCGAATGGCGTATTTTGCGCCTGTGACAGAAAACCAGAACGGACCTTCGCCAGCAGCAGTTGAAGCCGGAGTCGACCTCTTCCGCGTCGGTCTCGCCAACCTCAAGAAGAACTGGGGGTGGTACCTCGCGCTCGGGATCGTCCTGATCGTGCTCGGTACGATCGCGATCAGTTCCTCGCTGCTCATGACGATCGCGTCGATCGTTTTGCTCGGTTGGCTCATGGTCTTCGGCGGCCTGGCCGAGGCGATCCATGCGTTCTGGCGGAAGGACTGGGGTGGCTTCTTTCTCGATCTCCTCGGAGGCGTTCTCTACTTCGTCGTCGGCGGGATGCTCCTCGCGAATCCGGCGGCGAGTGCGGTGGCTCTGACGCTGATCATCGCGATGTTCCTGATCATCGGCGGCATCTTCCGCATCGTGGCAGCGCTCGCCGGCAAACCCCCGCACTGGGGTTGGGTCCTGCTGAGCGGCGGGATGAGCCTCGCCCTCGGGCTCATGATTTGGGCAGAGTGGCCCGTGTCGGGCCTCTGGGTCATCGGGCTCTTTGTCGGCATCGAGATGCTCTTCAACGGATGGTCCCTCGTGATGTTGTCCCTATCCGCGAAGAACCTCCCGGACGTCGACGATTCCGCGGCCGCACCGACCGCCGGCTGA
- a CDS encoding RidA family protein gives MPAGTEAQLTEVGIELLEVFLPVGNYLGCKQVGNLLYVGGHGPTSKGEIITGKVGGETSLDRVKRVVKVFGMVNTSPGFNQTPAVIEGASDVLVKIFGEAGPHTRSAAGMAELPFDISVEIEMVLEVE, from the coding sequence ATGCCCGCTGGAACAGAAGCGCAATTGACGGAGGTCGGGATCGAGCTACTGGAGGTTTTCCTCCCCGTCGGGAACTACCTCGGCTGCAAACAGGTGGGGAATCTCTTGTACGTGGGCGGACACGGCCCGACGTCGAAAGGCGAGATCATCACGGGAAAGGTCGGCGGCGAAACATCACTCGACCGTGTGAAGCGGGTTGTGAAAGTGTTCGGGATGGTGAACACGTCGCCCGGGTTCAATCAAACGCCTGCGGTGATCGAAGGGGCTTCGGACGTGCTCGTGAAGATCTTCGGCGAGGCCGGGCCGCATACGCGGTCGGCGGCGGGGATGGCGGAGTTGCCATTCGACATCAGTGTAGAGATCGAGATGGTGTTGGAGGTGGAATGA
- a CDS encoding FAD-dependent oxidoreductase, translating into MIARGGIVGRTAAYELLSKKSDHRVTIPEANDRLGGRNHTERNGDTVVEETKERGTIVQTCTFQPEKNEPYLNTGPGRVLAVGAT; encoded by the coding sequence GTGATCGCCCGCGGTGGGATCGTCGGTCGCACGGCGGCCTACGAGCTGCTCTCGAAGAAGAGCGACCATCGCGTCACGATCCCCGAAGCCAATGATCGGCTCGGTGGTCGCAATCATACCGAACGGAACGGCGACACGGTCGTCGAAGAGACGAAGGAGCGCGGCACGATCGTGCAGACGTGCACCTTTCAGCCCGAGAAGAACGAGCCGTACCTGAATACCGGACCGGGGCGAGTTCTTGCCGTAGGAGCGACTTGA
- a CDS encoding PDZ domain-containing protein, which translates to MNRQSQFALSLVVVASLAVGALTFFSEDPAETGGVAEPGTPAAREASARSPAGTVEDYAARIRELADAVEREKEERLSLAAEVASLKNELARVQASGGTRQVAHASASHAAAARDKVDGARARRRGLDVDALVVAGFDEATVREFKEDADQRELDRLYLRDIASREGWLNSQRFREETEALRVDGPSTRDEYGDEFYDWMLYTTGHQNRVEVADVMGGSAAADVGVQPGDYVISYDGQRIFSPSDLRDATVGGEVGELTPVEIIRNGRRTRLMIPRGPLGVRVDLAAAEPQRPG; encoded by the coding sequence ATGAATCGTCAAAGCCAGTTCGCCCTCTCCCTTGTCGTCGTCGCCTCGCTGGCGGTCGGCGCGCTCACGTTTTTTTCCGAAGATCCGGCTGAGACCGGTGGGGTTGCCGAGCCGGGCACTCCCGCGGCCCGCGAGGCTTCCGCGAGGTCTCCGGCAGGCACGGTCGAAGACTACGCAGCGCGAATCCGGGAACTCGCCGACGCTGTCGAGCGCGAGAAGGAAGAGCGCTTGAGCCTCGCGGCTGAAGTCGCGTCTCTCAAGAACGAGCTTGCTCGAGTTCAGGCGAGCGGCGGCACCCGGCAGGTCGCGCATGCCTCCGCGTCGCACGCCGCGGCCGCTCGGGATAAAGTCGACGGGGCCCGCGCGCGCCGGCGGGGCCTCGATGTCGACGCGCTCGTCGTCGCTGGCTTCGATGAAGCGACCGTTCGGGAGTTCAAGGAGGACGCCGATCAGCGCGAGCTCGACCGACTCTACCTCCGCGACATCGCGTCGCGAGAAGGTTGGCTCAACTCGCAGCGATTTCGTGAGGAGACCGAAGCTCTCCGCGTCGACGGTCCGTCGACGCGCGACGAGTACGGCGACGAGTTCTACGACTGGATGCTCTATACGACCGGTCACCAGAATCGGGTCGAGGTCGCCGACGTGATGGGTGGCTCGGCGGCCGCGGACGTCGGTGTGCAGCCGGGCGATTACGTGATCAGCTATGACGGGCAGAGGATTTTCAGCCCGTCGGATCTGCGCGATGCGACGGTCGGCGGAGAGGTCGGTGAGCTGACGCCGGTCGAGATCATCCGGAACGGTCGGCGCACGCGGCTCATGATTCCGCGAGGACCGCTCGGAGTTCGCGTCGACCTGGCTGCTGCGGAGCCGCAGCGGCCCGGGTGA
- a CDS encoding SDR family oxidoreductase, with the protein MTTHDFSGKVAIVTGSGGGIGEGYARALASAGASVVIAELETEKGEAVAAAIRASGAKAVFVQTDVGSEESTLAMAKAAEEAFGGIDYLVNNAAIFGNMKQGSLLDVEWGYYKTFMNVNLDGALLCIRACAPSMASRGGGAIVNQSSTAAWMGVNHYGLAKMAVNGLTHSMSRTLGPQNIRVNAIAPGPTDTDALGKQVPAEYREGLVASIPLSRLGTPQDMAEACLFLLSDAASWVTGQILAVDGGQIIRA; encoded by the coding sequence ATGACCACCCACGACTTCAGCGGCAAGGTAGCGATCGTAACGGGTTCCGGCGGCGGCATCGGCGAGGGCTACGCGCGTGCCTTGGCATCGGCAGGCGCGAGCGTCGTGATCGCCGAACTCGAGACGGAGAAGGGCGAGGCGGTGGCGGCCGCGATTCGCGCCTCGGGGGCGAAGGCGGTTTTCGTCCAGACGGACGTCGGCTCCGAGGAGTCCACGCTCGCGATGGCGAAGGCGGCGGAAGAGGCGTTCGGCGGGATTGATTATCTCGTCAACAATGCCGCGATCTTCGGCAACATGAAGCAGGGTTCACTGCTCGACGTCGAGTGGGGCTACTACAAGACGTTCATGAACGTGAATCTCGACGGCGCTTTGTTGTGCATCCGTGCCTGCGCTCCGTCGATGGCGAGTCGGGGCGGCGGCGCGATCGTGAACCAGTCGTCGACCGCCGCGTGGATGGGCGTCAACCACTACGGCCTCGCGAAGATGGCTGTGAACGGCCTCACCCACTCGATGTCCCGGACCCTCGGCCCGCAGAACATCCGGGTGAACGCGATTGCGCCTGGACCGACGGACACCGACGCGCTCGGCAAGCAGGTCCCCGCGGAGTATCGAGAAGGCCTCGTCGCGTCGATCCCGCTTTCCCGCCTCGGCACGCCGCAGGACATGGCCGAAGCGTGCCTGTTCCTGCTGTCGGACGCCGCGTCGTGGGTGACGGGCCAGATCCTCGCGGTCGACGGCGGGCAGATCATCCGGGCGTAA
- a CDS encoding acyl-CoA dehydrogenase family protein, with product MFDLRMSEAAKPLYEKVKTFIREEVEPVAMEFFQLGEGRADRWSWAPGQLELLQSVKDKAKAQGLWNFFLPDADTGEGLKNLDYAYIAAELGRTPLASESLNCSAPDTGNMEVLERCGTEAQKEKWLKPLLAGEIRSAFAMTEPDLASSDAKNISCRAELVGDDWVINGEKFYISGAGDPRCKIMIVMVQTNPDAAPHLRQSQILVPKDTPGVEILGGMQVFGQDDAPHGHMHLRFNNCRVPKENILLGEGRGFEISQVRLGPGRIHHCMRSIGAAERAIELMAKRGLSRDAFGKKLARLGKNVEVIAKARIEIEAMRMMVLKAAKAMDVLGNSEARVWVSAVKAMVPERVCKIIDEAIQIHGATGVSQWTPLAALYAGQRTLRLADGPDEVHWFVVGRSELSRWSQEEIDAYNPKEMYENRSAGKAFTGP from the coding sequence ATGTTCGACCTGCGGATGTCGGAAGCCGCCAAGCCGCTCTACGAAAAGGTGAAGACCTTCATCCGTGAGGAAGTCGAGCCGGTTGCGATGGAGTTCTTTCAGCTCGGCGAAGGCCGCGCGGATCGCTGGTCCTGGGCCCCCGGACAGCTGGAGCTCCTCCAGAGCGTCAAGGACAAAGCCAAGGCGCAGGGCCTGTGGAACTTCTTCCTCCCCGACGCCGACACCGGCGAGGGTCTGAAAAATCTCGACTACGCGTACATCGCCGCCGAGCTCGGGCGCACGCCTCTCGCGTCCGAGTCACTCAACTGCTCCGCGCCGGACACCGGCAACATGGAAGTACTCGAGCGCTGCGGAACGGAAGCGCAGAAAGAGAAGTGGCTTAAGCCTCTGCTCGCCGGCGAGATCCGCTCCGCCTTCGCAATGACCGAACCCGATCTCGCGTCGTCAGACGCAAAGAACATCTCGTGCCGCGCCGAACTCGTCGGTGACGACTGGGTGATCAACGGCGAGAAGTTCTACATCTCCGGCGCCGGCGACCCGCGCTGCAAGATCATGATCGTGATGGTCCAGACCAACCCGGACGCCGCACCGCATCTGCGCCAATCGCAGATCCTCGTTCCCAAGGACACTCCCGGCGTCGAGATCCTCGGCGGCATGCAGGTGTTCGGACAGGACGACGCGCCCCACGGCCACATGCACCTTCGCTTCAACAACTGCCGGGTCCCGAAGGAAAATATCCTCCTCGGCGAGGGCCGCGGCTTCGAGATCTCGCAGGTCCGCCTCGGGCCCGGCCGCATCCACCATTGCATGCGGTCGATCGGTGCCGCCGAGCGCGCGATCGAGCTCATGGCAAAGCGCGGCCTGTCCCGCGACGCCTTCGGCAAGAAGCTCGCTCGTCTCGGAAAGAACGTGGAAGTCATCGCAAAGGCCCGTATCGAGATCGAAGCGATGCGCATGATGGTCCTTAAGGCCGCGAAGGCCATGGACGTTCTGGGCAACTCCGAGGCCCGCGTGTGGGTGAGCGCGGTGAAGGCGATGGTCCCCGAGCGCGTCTGCAAGATCATCGACGAGGCGATCCAGATCCACGGCGCGACCGGCGTGTCGCAGTGGACTCCGCTTGCCGCCCTGTACGCGGGCCAGCGCACGCTGCGCCTCGCAGACGGCCCGGACGAGGTCCATTGGTTCGTGGTCGGGCGCTCCGAGTTGTCGCGCTGGTCTCAGGAGGAGATCGATGCGTACAACCCGAAGGAGATGTACGAGAACCGGTCCGCGGGGAAGGCGTTCACCGGTCCGTGA
- a CDS encoding class I adenylate-forming enzyme family protein, whose protein sequence is MDRREALAALTAPGEVYELEEVDVLGRACRAFRNAPPTLRDLFDKGRSDLTFIVYEAERLTFEDTWGHAARIARLLKDEYGVDKGDRVAISMRNYPEWITAFTAATSIGAIAVAMNSLWQPDEMAYGLNDCGAKVLFADAERLERLSRQNETSPDLKVVGVRTHDTHGVKADLLEDLLAKTPATEMPVADIHPNDDATIFYTSGSTGHPKGVVSCQRNIITALMSWELDAHAMAKMLGREMPVPQEQPSTLLAVPLFHVTGSHAVYLSCYRAQRRIVSMYKWDVDTAAALIERERIASVVAPAAMTGDLVTAAERTNHDLSSLDFVGGGGAPRAPAQVRNIDKAFKKAKPNTGWGMTETNAIGTGIAGRDYLEHPESSGRCSAVLDIRIVDDTGNALPTGERGEVQIRGTTVFRGYWNRDDANAETFIGDGWMRTGDVAYMDEDGFLYIVDRIKDLVIRGGENIGCGAVEAALLEHPDVVEVSVYGVPDERLGEEVGATIYALAALSNETLTEFLQPRLARFAIPRHLRFSDSPLPRTASGKILKRQVRDEAVAALSNK, encoded by the coding sequence ATGGATCGACGAGAGGCTCTTGCTGCCCTTACTGCGCCGGGCGAGGTTTATGAACTCGAAGAGGTTGATGTGTTGGGTCGGGCCTGTCGGGCGTTTCGGAATGCACCACCGACGCTGCGCGACTTGTTCGACAAGGGGCGGAGCGATCTCACGTTTATCGTGTACGAGGCCGAACGCCTCACCTTCGAGGATACGTGGGGGCACGCGGCGCGCATCGCGCGTCTCCTCAAGGATGAGTACGGCGTCGACAAGGGCGACCGGGTCGCGATCTCGATGCGAAACTATCCGGAGTGGATCACCGCCTTCACAGCCGCGACGTCGATCGGCGCGATTGCCGTGGCGATGAACTCGCTCTGGCAGCCCGACGAGATGGCCTACGGGCTGAACGACTGCGGCGCGAAGGTCCTCTTCGCCGATGCCGAGCGGCTCGAGCGCCTCTCCCGCCAGAACGAGACGTCACCGGACTTGAAAGTCGTCGGCGTTCGAACGCACGACACGCACGGCGTGAAGGCGGATCTCCTCGAGGACCTCCTCGCAAAGACCCCGGCGACCGAGATGCCCGTCGCGGACATCCACCCGAACGACGACGCGACGATCTTCTACACTTCGGGCTCGACCGGGCACCCCAAGGGCGTCGTGTCGTGCCAGCGCAACATCATCACCGCCCTGATGTCCTGGGAACTCGATGCGCACGCCATGGCGAAGATGCTCGGGCGCGAGATGCCCGTCCCACAGGAACAGCCCTCGACGCTCCTCGCCGTACCGCTCTTCCACGTGACCGGTTCCCACGCCGTGTACCTGTCCTGCTACCGCGCACAGCGTCGAATCGTCTCGATGTACAAGTGGGACGTCGACACGGCCGCGGCCCTGATCGAGCGCGAGCGCATCGCTTCGGTCGTCGCGCCCGCCGCGATGACCGGCGATCTCGTCACAGCGGCCGAGCGGACGAACCACGATCTCAGCTCGCTCGACTTCGTCGGCGGCGGCGGAGCACCGCGCGCGCCCGCCCAAGTCCGCAACATCGACAAGGCCTTCAAGAAAGCGAAGCCGAACACCGGCTGGGGCATGACCGAGACGAACGCGATCGGCACCGGGATCGCTGGGCGCGACTACCTCGAGCACCCCGAGAGCTCCGGTCGCTGCTCTGCCGTGCTCGACATCCGGATCGTCGACGACACCGGCAACGCGCTCCCGACGGGAGAACGCGGCGAGGTTCAGATCCGCGGCACGACGGTCTTCCGCGGCTACTGGAATCGGGACGACGCCAACGCCGAAACCTTCATCGGCGACGGTTGGATGCGAACCGGCGACGTCGCCTACATGGATGAAGACGGATTCCTCTACATCGTAGACCGCATCAAGGATCTCGTGATCCGAGGCGGCGAGAACATCGGCTGTGGTGCCGTCGAGGCAGCCCTGCTCGAGCATCCCGACGTCGTGGAAGTCAGCGTCTACGGCGTGCCCGATGAGCGGCTCGGAGAAGAAGTCGGCGCGACCATCTACGCGCTCGCCGCACTCAGCAATGAAACGCTGACAGAATTCCTGCAGCCCCGCCTCGCCCGTTTTGCGATTCCCCGCCATCTACGGTTTTCGGATAGCCCTCTCCCGCGGACGGCGTCCGGCAAGATCCTGAAGCGCCAAGTCCGCGACGAAGCCGTGGCCGCCCTCTCTAACAAGTGA
- a CDS encoding AMP-binding protein gives MTERGIEARTLGDLILRAADRWGDREVLVFPDQRVTYAELLRRSNTRARSLASLGIGPGDHVGILAPNLVEVVELLFGIALCGAVAVPINARYKTRELAYVIENADLKVLFTTTRIADYVDFVELLQGALPELLDATDPLTLTLSDAPLLRTIVLLEDLDRSGLIGLGQFDTLADSATDEAVRRRAADVSPEDPCVMMYTSGTTANPKGCRLSHDAITRNAGAVADRFEMTEVDRQWNPLPMFHMSAYMPLLAQMRTGGSFVTDTHFEPDAAFDAIEAEKPTILFTAFPTIMGALTSHPRFRADALPQVRLINNVAPPAQLRENMQLIPQATHISAYGLTEASGICCFGSRHEDDETRATTSGRPFDGVSVRIVDPETSAEAATGTTGEMTLKGFSLFEGYYKSPEKTAEVFDDGGWFHTGDLCSVDANGFVSYHGRIKDMLKVGGENVAALEVESFLTGHPAVQLVQVVGVPDAKLLEVVAAFLQLHPGAACTEDDILTYCKGKIASFKIPRHIRFVTEWPMSATKIQKYRLREMIGGDVG, from the coding sequence GTGACGGAACGAGGCATCGAGGCGCGAACGCTCGGAGATCTGATTCTCCGCGCAGCCGACCGCTGGGGCGACCGAGAAGTTCTGGTCTTCCCCGACCAGCGCGTGACCTACGCAGAACTCCTGCGCCGTTCGAATACCCGCGCTCGATCCCTAGCCTCACTCGGCATCGGCCCCGGGGATCACGTCGGGATTCTGGCGCCGAATCTCGTGGAGGTCGTGGAGCTGCTGTTCGGGATCGCACTCTGCGGCGCCGTCGCCGTCCCCATCAATGCACGGTACAAGACGCGCGAGCTCGCGTACGTCATCGAAAACGCCGACCTGAAAGTGCTGTTCACCACGACGCGCATCGCCGACTACGTCGACTTCGTGGAGTTGCTGCAGGGAGCACTACCCGAGCTGCTCGACGCCACCGATCCTCTCACACTCACCCTCTCCGACGCGCCGCTGCTCCGCACGATCGTGTTGCTCGAAGACCTCGATCGCTCCGGCCTGATCGGCCTCGGCCAGTTCGATACCCTCGCCGACAGCGCCACGGACGAGGCCGTCCGGCGACGAGCAGCCGACGTCTCTCCCGAAGACCCGTGCGTGATGATGTACACTTCGGGCACGACGGCGAACCCCAAGGGGTGTCGTCTCAGCCACGACGCGATCACGCGAAACGCCGGTGCCGTCGCCGACCGGTTCGAGATGACCGAAGTCGATCGACAATGGAACCCGCTCCCGATGTTCCACATGAGCGCGTACATGCCGCTGCTCGCACAGATGCGGACGGGCGGTTCGTTCGTGACGGACACGCACTTCGAGCCCGACGCCGCGTTCGATGCCATCGAAGCCGAGAAGCCGACGATCCTCTTCACCGCGTTCCCGACGATCATGGGTGCGCTCACGAGTCACCCGCGCTTCCGCGCCGATGCGCTGCCCCAGGTCCGACTCATCAACAACGTCGCGCCGCCCGCGCAGCTAAGAGAGAACATGCAGCTGATCCCGCAGGCCACACACATCAGCGCCTACGGCCTGACGGAAGCTTCGGGCATCTGCTGCTTCGGCAGCCGTCACGAAGACGACGAGACCCGCGCAACGACCTCGGGCCGACCGTTCGACGGTGTCTCCGTTCGCATCGTGGATCCTGAAACGAGCGCGGAAGCGGCCACGGGCACCACCGGCGAGATGACGCTCAAGGGCTTCTCGCTGTTCGAGGGCTACTACAAGTCACCGGAGAAGACGGCGGAGGTATTCGACGACGGCGGCTGGTTCCACACGGGCGACTTGTGCTCCGTCGACGCGAACGGCTTCGTCTCCTACCACGGCCGCATCAAGGACATGCTGAAGGTCGGCGGCGAGAACGTCGCGGCCCTGGAAGTCGAGTCCTTCCTCACCGGCCACCCCGCCGTCCAACTCGTCCAGGTCGTCGGCGTCCCCGACGCAAAACTCCTCGAAGTCGTCGCCGCCTTCCTCCAACTCCACCCTGGCGCCGCCTGCACCGAAGACGACATCCTGACCTACTGCAAAGGCAAGATCGCCTCCTTCAAGATCCCCCGCCACATCCGCTTCGTCACCGAATGGCCCATGTCCGCCACCAAGATCCAAAAGTACCGCCTGAGGGAGATGATTGGAGGGGACGTTGGTTAG
- a CDS encoding acyl-CoA/acyl-ACP dehydrogenase, with protein MNFDLTEEQHLFRESVRKWVVNECPKDWCRDLERQEHQYPQELWDRLTRAGFHGVGVPEEYGGLGGDIITQALFAREFARHAGGLAWIWGITSFSGAHSIRVHGNEAQKQEFLPKMAAGELRAAMAFSEPSGGTDLLGGMKTEARRDGDGWRVNGEKIWSTTADSADYLLLMARSEKNPARRTDGITVFFVPRETPGVTVTPLPKLGMRALSSCAVHFEDAFVADNFVLGEAGKAWYETTKTLNNERILNTAMCLGMLDGVLEDALEHMKTRTAFGKTIGHFQVLQHYIADIAMSQKQVELLLYNTAWLQAEGKPCGVESTMAKTVASEAVSKAADRGISILGGMGYSAETDMQRYWRDSRLLSIGPISNEMARNMIAQGFGLPRSF; from the coding sequence ATGAATTTCGACCTGACCGAGGAACAGCACCTCTTTCGCGAATCCGTGCGGAAGTGGGTCGTGAACGAGTGCCCGAAAGACTGGTGCCGCGACCTCGAACGCCAAGAGCACCAGTACCCGCAAGAGTTGTGGGACCGCCTCACGCGTGCGGGCTTCCACGGCGTGGGCGTCCCCGAAGAGTACGGCGGCCTCGGCGGCGACATCATCACGCAAGCTCTGTTCGCGCGCGAGTTCGCGCGGCACGCCGGCGGGCTCGCCTGGATCTGGGGCATCACCTCGTTCTCGGGCGCACACTCAATCCGGGTCCACGGCAACGAGGCGCAGAAGCAAGAGTTTCTTCCCAAGATGGCAGCCGGCGAACTCCGTGCAGCGATGGCGTTCAGCGAGCCGAGCGGCGGCACCGACCTCCTCGGCGGGATGAAAACCGAGGCGCGCCGCGACGGTGATGGCTGGCGCGTGAACGGCGAGAAGATCTGGAGCACGACTGCAGACAGCGCCGACTATCTTCTCCTCATGGCGCGCAGCGAGAAGAACCCGGCGCGGCGCACCGATGGCATTACGGTGTTCTTCGTTCCGCGCGAGACCCCCGGCGTCACCGTGACTCCACTTCCGAAGCTTGGCATGCGCGCGCTCAGCTCCTGCGCCGTCCACTTCGAAGACGCGTTCGTTGCCGACAATTTCGTCCTCGGGGAAGCGGGCAAGGCCTGGTACGAGACGACGAAGACCCTCAACAACGAGCGGATCCTCAACACGGCGATGTGCCTCGGTATGCTCGACGGCGTTCTGGAAGACGCGCTCGAGCACATGAAGACGCGTACCGCGTTCGGCAAGACGATCGGTCACTTCCAGGTTTTGCAGCACTACATTGCGGACATCGCGATGTCGCAGAAGCAGGTCGAGCTGCTGCTCTACAACACCGCCTGGTTGCAGGCCGAAGGAAAGCCCTGCGGCGTCGAGTCGACCATGGCAAAGACAGTCGCATCCGAAGCGGTCTCCAAGGCAGCCGACCGGGGCATCTCGATCCTCGGCGGGATGGGCTACTCCGCGGAAACCGACATGCAGCGCTACTGGCGCGACTCACGCCTTCTCTCAATCGGACCCATCAGCAACGAGATGGCGCGCAACATGATCGCTCAGGGCTTTGGACTGCCCCGGTCGTTCTAG
- a CDS encoding SDR family NAD(P)-dependent oxidoreductase yields MSGKLEGKRIIVTGAGSGIGAASAALFASEGASVAAVDRSAEAAAETASKIATAGGTSIAITADVSSLPDMERMAQEAASALGSIDGLFANAGITGVGDAMSMDLQTWDRVIAINLTGVWLSNKVVLPFMVENGGGSIVNQASIGGLVGIPGIAPYAAAKAGVIGLTRQIAVEFGNRHVRVNALCPGTVPTPLVTATYAERAAQNIPTATGSMSAEEGLKNAVKRYPIGRLGTPEDIASFAQFLLSDETGWITGGVFAADGGYTAL; encoded by the coding sequence GTGTCGGGCAAGCTCGAAGGAAAGCGAATCATCGTGACCGGTGCCGGCTCCGGGATCGGCGCGGCATCGGCGGCGCTGTTCGCGTCGGAAGGCGCTTCGGTCGCCGCGGTGGACCGCAGTGCGGAGGCCGCGGCGGAAACCGCGAGCAAGATCGCGACGGCCGGCGGTACGAGCATCGCGATCACCGCGGACGTGTCTTCTCTTCCCGACATGGAGCGCATGGCGCAGGAAGCGGCGAGCGCCTTGGGCTCCATCGACGGCCTCTTCGCGAACGCCGGCATCACCGGCGTCGGCGATGCGATGTCGATGGACCTCCAAACCTGGGACCGCGTCATCGCCATCAACCTCACGGGCGTGTGGCTCTCGAACAAGGTCGTGCTGCCGTTCATGGTCGAGAACGGTGGCGGGTCGATCGTGAACCAGGCGAGTATCGGCGGCCTCGTTGGCATCCCGGGCATCGCACCGTACGCAGCGGCCAAGGCCGGAGTGATCGGCCTCACGCGTCAGATCGCAGTCGAGTTCGGCAACCGACACGTGCGCGTCAACGCGCTCTGCCCCGGCACCGTCCCCACCCCGCTCGTCACGGCGACATACGCCGAACGCGCGGCGCAGAACATTCCCACCGCGACGGGATCGATGAGTGCCGAGGAAGGCCTCAAGAATGCAGTGAAGCGCTACCCAATCGGACGCCTCGGCACCCCCGAAGACATCGCCTCGTTCGCGCAGTTCCTTCTCTCCGACGAGACGGGCTGGATCACCGGTGGCGTCTTCGCCGCCGACGGCGGCTACACCGCCCTCTAA
- a CDS encoding SDR family NAD(P)-dependent oxidoreductase, with protein MDLGLRGKAVVVTGASRGIGKSIALGFADEGANISLCARGTEALEETANEIRERGVRVNAEACDARDGASLASFLEGSRAALGGVDILINNASGFGGTDDEESWLAGWTGDLMPAVRATWTVAPWMEAAGGGSIVHISSIAALEGGMPPAYSAAKAAMISHAKNAAVALASKGIRVNCVAPGSIEFPGGIWDQVKQGVPAHYEATLASIPFGRLGRPEEVSDAVVYLASNRASWISGECIAIDGVQHKGTF; from the coding sequence ATGGATTTGGGGCTTCGAGGGAAGGCGGTCGTCGTGACCGGCGCGAGTCGTGGGATCGGCAAGTCGATCGCGCTGGGATTTGCGGACGAGGGGGCGAACATCTCGCTGTGCGCGCGCGGGACGGAGGCGCTCGAAGAGACCGCCAACGAGATCCGAGAACGCGGCGTTCGCGTGAACGCAGAGGCGTGTGACGCCCGGGATGGAGCGTCGCTCGCAAGCTTCCTCGAGGGGAGTCGCGCGGCGCTCGGCGGCGTCGACATCTTAATCAACAACGCCTCGGGCTTCGGCGGCACCGACGACGAGGAGAGTTGGCTCGCCGGATGGACCGGCGACCTGATGCCCGCGGTTCGTGCGACGTGGACGGTCGCGCCCTGGATGGAAGCGGCGGGCGGCGGCAGCATCGTGCACATTTCATCGATCGCCGCGCTCGAGGGCGGCATGCCCCCCGCCTACTCCGCGGCGAAGGCCGCGATGATCAGTCACGCGAAGAACGCCGCGGTCGCACTCGCATCAAAAGGAATTCGCGTAAATTGCGTCGCCCCCGGCTCGATCGAGTTCCCCGGCGGAATCTGGGACCAAGTGAAGCAAGGCGTACCGGCCCACTACGAAGCCACCCTGGCCAGCATCCCGTTCGGTCGACTCGGCCGACCCGAAGAAGTCTCCGACGCCGTCGTCTACCTCGCGTCAAACCGGGCTAGCTGGATCTCCGGCGAGTGCATTGCGATCGACGGCGTGCAGCACAAGGGAACGTTCTAA